The following are encoded in a window of Brachyhypopomus gauderio isolate BG-103 unplaced genomic scaffold, BGAUD_0.2 sc107, whole genome shotgun sequence genomic DNA:
- the LOC143497350 gene encoding transferrin receptor protein 2-like isoform X1, giving the protein MSLCARVCVCARVCVCARVCVCVCVRVKPLYLNSGAYSFTAFGGVPAMELRFHEEGRVYPFLNTHLDDGARLQELLQGRLGVVGRALGELVALMVLRLAHDTILPLDVTAYSTTALRLSSQLNQLSAQLQARGLSPQWVYSARGDYSRAAKTLQEAIKNTDVQDERMTRLYNTRIMRVEYYFLSQYVSVVETPFRHVLHGRGEHTLSALTQHLSLLRTNPQLFHEARFRRQLALFTWTLQGAANALSGDVWNIDNTF; this is encoded by the exons atgtctttgtgtgcacgtgtgtgtgtgtgtgcacgtgtgtgtgtgtgtgcacgtgtgtgtgtgtgtgtgtgtgtcagagtgaaGCCGTTATATCTGAACAGTGGGGCCTACAGTTTCACAGCGTTTGGAGGAGTTCCTGCCATGGAGCTTCGCTTTCatgag gagggcCGTGTGTACCCGTTCCTGAACACCCACCTGGACGACGGGGCCCGTCTGCAGGAGCTGCTGCAGGGCCGTCTGGGTGTGGTGGGTCGGGCGCTGGGGGAACTGGTAGCCCTCATGGTGCTGCGTCTGGCCCACGACACCATCCTGCCCCTGGACGTCACCGCCTACAGCACCACCGCCCTCCGCCTTAGCTCACAACTCAACCAGCTGTCTGCCCAgctacag gcacGGGGTTTGTCTCCTCAGTGGGTGTACAGTGCAAGGGGTGATTACAGCCGGGCGGCTAAAACCCTGCAGGAGGCTATAAAGAACACGGACGTTCAAGACGAGAGGATGACGCGACTCTACAACACACGCATCAtgagg gtggagTACTACTTCCTGTCCCAGTATGTGTCTGTAGTGGAGACTCCGTTCAGACATGTCCTGCATGGGCgtggtgaacacacactgaGCGCGCTCACTCAACACCTCTCACTGCTGCGCACCAACCCGCAGCTCTTCCACGAGGCCCGCTTCCGCCGGCAACTGGCTCTCTTCACCTGGACCCTGCAAGGTGCAGCTAACGCACTTAGTGGGGATGTCTGGAACATAGACAACACATTCTAG
- the LOC143497350 gene encoding transferrin receptor protein 2-like isoform X2, with the protein MELRFHEEGRVYPFLNTHLDDGARLQELLQGRLGVVGRALGELVALMVLRLAHDTILPLDVTAYSTTALRLSSQLNQLSAQLQARGLSPQWVYSARGDYSRAAKTLQEAIKNTDVQDERMTRLYNTRIMRVEYYFLSQYVSVVETPFRHVLHGRGEHTLSALTQHLSLLRTNPQLFHEARFRRQLALFTWTLQGAANALSGDVWNIDNTF; encoded by the exons ATGGAGCTTCGCTTTCatgag gagggcCGTGTGTACCCGTTCCTGAACACCCACCTGGACGACGGGGCCCGTCTGCAGGAGCTGCTGCAGGGCCGTCTGGGTGTGGTGGGTCGGGCGCTGGGGGAACTGGTAGCCCTCATGGTGCTGCGTCTGGCCCACGACACCATCCTGCCCCTGGACGTCACCGCCTACAGCACCACCGCCCTCCGCCTTAGCTCACAACTCAACCAGCTGTCTGCCCAgctacag gcacGGGGTTTGTCTCCTCAGTGGGTGTACAGTGCAAGGGGTGATTACAGCCGGGCGGCTAAAACCCTGCAGGAGGCTATAAAGAACACGGACGTTCAAGACGAGAGGATGACGCGACTCTACAACACACGCATCAtgagg gtggagTACTACTTCCTGTCCCAGTATGTGTCTGTAGTGGAGACTCCGTTCAGACATGTCCTGCATGGGCgtggtgaacacacactgaGCGCGCTCACTCAACACCTCTCACTGCTGCGCACCAACCCGCAGCTCTTCCACGAGGCCCGCTTCCGCCGGCAACTGGCTCTCTTCACCTGGACCCTGCAAGGTGCAGCTAACGCACTTAGTGGGGATGTCTGGAACATAGACAACACATTCTAG